CCGAGCAGGGCGAAGTGCGTGGTCGTCGTCTTGCCGGTAATCGGATTGGTCGTCAGGATCCCGTCCGGCACCGGGCGCGTCAGGTTCGCATCGAAGTAGTCCGCCGTGATGCTGGCGTCCCCCGACAGCGCACGCGCCGCCAGATCGTTCGGCACACGCGCGTAGTACCGGCCGAAGTTCCCGAACACCTTGGCGACGCCGCGGCGTGTCGGATCCCAGACCACGCCGATCCGCGGCGCCCAGTTCCCCTTCAGTGCGAAATCGTCGACCAGCGTGCCGGCGAGCGTTTCCTGCTCGTAGCGCACGCCGGGCTTGACGGTCAGCGCGCCTCCGATCTTCCACTCGTCCTCGAGGAACACCGCGGCGTAGTGCTGCGACGTCGGTCTGGCGGAGGTGAGGCTGGCGCTGGCCACGTGGTAAATCTGGTCGAAGTTCGTGTCCGGAAAGATGTCGATCACCGCGCCGGTGGCGGTCTGCTGGCCGTTCGGGGCGGTGAAGGTCGGCCCGGTGTTCTGAATGAGCTGCGAAAAGTCCACGTGCTGGTAATCCACACCGTAGCGAATCTGGTGCGCTCCGACCAGGTTCGTGGCCTTGGCCTGGAACTGCCAGCTGTCACTGCGGTTGCCCTGCTCGAAGAAGCCGAGACCGCCGGTGATCACCCTGGGCGTCACACGGTTGTCGCGGATGCGCCACTCGTCCACTGACGGCGCCTCGACGATGCGGTTCAACGCCCGGCCCACGGAGGCTTCGACGAGCACGCGCGGCGTGACGACGCCGTTGTAGCGAACCGTCTGGTTGTGGCCGCCGTACTCGAGGGAGCTGTAGGCCGTCGTCTGCTGACTGAGAAGCGCGCCGCTGCGCTGCGGACCGCGGTCGCCGATCGCAGGGTCGCCGAAGAAGGACGCATCGATGTGGTGCGCGGCGGTGGCCTGCCAGGTACCCTTGGCGGCATAGTTGGTGAGACGGCGATCGCGGTCGACGCCGCCGAGCGCCTGCAGGGGAAACCCGTCAGGCGCCACAAACGTCGTCGTCTGCCACTGCGGATCGATCGCGGCGAAGTAGAACAGCCGATCGTGGAGCAGCGGCCCGCCAATCGTGCCGCCGGCATCGCTGAGGCTGTTGCCGATGACGTTGACGGTGCCTTCGATGGTCTGCACCGTGTCGTACTTCGATTCGAGCCGCTGCGGACGCGCATAGCCGAAGGCGCTGCCCCTGACCTGGTTCGAGCCGCTCTTCGTGACGACGTTGATCACGCCTCCCGTGGCCTGACCGAACTCCGCTTCGTAGCCGCCGGTCCTGACCTGCACTTCCTGCATGAAATCGAACGGCGTGCCGTTGCCGAGCGACCCGAACACCACCGAGTACGAGCCGAGCGCGCCGAACCCGCCGTTGGTGATGTTCACGCCGTCGATGACGTACTGGTTTTCGAGACCGCTCGATCCCTCGACCGAGGGGTTGGCGACGCCGACCGCGCCACCCGTGCTGACGCCCGGCGTCAGATACAGCGTGTCGCTGAAGCGCCGGCCGACCGGCAGGCGGGCGAGGGTATCGCTGTCCAGGTTCGAGCCGATGGCCGCCGACGTCGTGTCGACCAGCCCCGAGTCAGCCTTGACCACGACGCTCTCGTTGACGCCGCCCACCCGCATCGTCAGCGGCAGGTCGGCCGTCTGTCCCAGCCGGACCTGTATCGCCGAACGCGACACGGTTTCGAACCCCGGCAGCTCCGCGCGAATGGCATACGACTCGGGAGCGAGGAACGGTACGGTGAACCGTCCTTCGCCGTCCGTCACCGTCGTCCGTGTTCCCTGCGTCCCGATCACGCTGATCGTCGCCCCGGGGATCGGCAGCCCCTGCGTGTCGACGAGCCGGCCGGCGATCGTGCCGGTAGTGCCCTGCGCCGCCGCGGCTGCCGCGGCGGCAATGATGATTCCAAACACCAGCCCAAGTAATTTCTTCACAAACAAATGTCCTCCCAATGGCAATACCTGGCGGCGGGCCCCG
This DNA window, taken from Vicinamibacterales bacterium, encodes the following:
- a CDS encoding TonB-dependent receptor, whose product is MKKLLGLVFGIIIAAAAAAAAQGTTGTIAGRLVDTQGLPIPGATISVIGTQGTRTTVTDGEGRFTVPFLAPESYAIRAELPGFETVSRSAIQVRLGQTADLPLTMRVGGVNESVVVKADSGLVDTTSAAIGSNLDSDTLARLPVGRRFSDTLYLTPGVSTGGAVGVANPSVEGSSGLENQYVIDGVNITNGGFGALGSYSVVFGSLGNGTPFDFMQEVQVRTGGYEAEFGQATGGVINVVTKSGSNQVRGSAFGYARPQRLESKYDTVQTIEGTVNVIGNSLSDAGGTIGGPLLHDRLFYFAAIDPQWQTTTFVAPDGFPLQALGGVDRDRRLTNYAAKGTWQATAAHHIDASFFGDPAIGDRGPQRSGALLSQQTTAYSSLEYGGHNQTVRYNGVVTPRVLVEASVGRALNRIVEAPSVDEWRIRDNRVTPRVITGGLGFFEQGNRSDSWQFQAKATNLVGAHQIRYGVDYQHVDFSQLIQNTGPTFTAPNGQQTATGAVIDIFPDTNFDQIYHVASASLTSARPTSQHYAAVFLEDEWKIGGALTVKPGVRYEQETLAGTLVDDFALKGNWAPRIGVVWDPTRRGVAKVFGNFGRYYARVPNDLAARALSGDASITADYFDANLTRPVPDGILTTNPITGKTTTTHFALLGGNADAIDPRAKLSYYNEWIAGAEYTLVHGLNVGARFIHRDIGRVLEDVQAYPIVAASAGLPGAATADYLLTNPGPQTPVIQDLPGFTVAFEAPVHDYNAVEVSAQKRFSGRWALTSSYRWSRLTGNFEGFFRNDNGQSDPGITSLYDYPTDDPSYTAVGVPEFGYTGDIRFLGKAGEGPLPLDRTHDVKLFASYAFRTGLNVSAGLEIESGAPLTAFAAHPIYGGGGEIPLTVRGAGFETSEGFRTRTPWTKPVSAGASYDLRVGARTLRLSADVFNVFNAQTALEYASFSELGFNTPNADFGRAGVSNNLGGQQFATPRQVRVGVRFEF